CTAGTAgtcctgccctacaagaaatgctaaagggtgTCCTTCAgagtgaaatgaaaggacattagACAGTAACTAGAAGccatacaaagaaagaaagaacaccaGTGTTTGTACctatataggtaaatataaaattcattattattgtatttttggtttgtaactcctctttttttcctatattatttaaaataagacaAATGCATAagacaataattataaatctatattaatgggcacacaatgtatgcagatgtaatttgtgacaataacaacataagaggagggaagacagagCTGCATAGGAGCAGAGTTTTGTATACTACTGAAGCTAAGTTGAGTCAATTCAAAGTAGATTATTATCAATCTAAGGCATTATTTGTAACACCCAgggtaaccactaagaaaataactaaaaaataaataaataaatacagaaaaagaaatgagaagagaatcaaacagtacactaaaaaaaattaattaaaaacaaaacaaggcaggggctggccctgtggcatagcagttaagtgcacatgctctgctgctggcggccggggttcggatcccaggtgcgcaccaatgcaccgcttttcaggccatgctgtggtggcgtcccacataaagtggaggaagatgggcacagatgttagcccagggccagccttcctcagcaaaaagaggaggattggcgtggatgttagctcagggctgatcttcctcaccaaaaaaaaaaaaaaaggcagtaatggaggaactgaggaataaaaaagacatgagatatacagaaaacaaatggaaaaatggcAGAAAAAAGTTCTTCCttgtcagtaattactttaaatgtaaataggttAAACTCTCTAATTAAAAGGTCAAAGGTCAatattggcagaatggatttaataaatgatccaactatatgccatctacaagagactcactttagatcccaAGACAtgaataggttgaaagtgaaaggatggaaaaagatattccatgaaaatggtaaccaaaagagagctggggtagctatactaacatcagacaaaatagactttaagtccaAAAGCGTTATtagagaaggacattatatatagATAAGGGTCAATCgatcaaaaagaaataacaattataaacatacacTCACATAACAACAGagtcccaaaatatatgaagcaaaaatgtacagaattgaagagagaaatagacagttctataATAAGacagtaggagacttcaatacctcactttcaaaaatggctACAACAACAATACAGAAGATCAATAACGAAAAAAAGGATTTGAACAATGaattagacctaacagacatatacagaacactccacccaacaacaacagaatacatattcttctcaattgcatgtggaacattctccaagatacaCTATATGTTAGACCACAaagcaaatctcaataaatttaaaaagattgaaatcatacaaaatatcttctctgaccacaacggaatgaaactagaaatcaataacacagggaaaactggaaaattcacaaatatgtggaaattaaacaacacactcttaaataaccaatgggtcaaagaagaaatcataaggcaaattagaaaatactttgagatgaatgaaaacaaaaacacaacataccaaatgcAGAGTAAGTTCTGAGGTGAGAGGGGTTGTGAGGCAGAGGATGATGCTGGAGAAAAGACACAGCAGAGTCACTTTAGAATACTTGAGCAGGctagagaagaggagaaggaggagacaggGACATGGGGAAGTCCTGTGGTTTCTGTATAGTCTTGTCATTGCCCTCCAGCCGGAGCCCACCAGGAATACACCTACAGTTGAAGAAGTTGAGTTTATTACTCGTTGCAGCAAGGGAGAACATATACCATGAGAACCGTGGGAAGTCTCAGGGAGAGGGTGTTAGAAAGAAACCTGTTATAAGATTTGGGTGATTTGGAGGAGGGGGGCAAAGAAGCGGAGGTTCCCTGTAGATTGGGTGCTAACAGAAAAAAGGACAAttctatgattatctcaataaatcttatcTATAAGGAGGACAGACTAGAGTGAGAATAAAGCTGTAACTGGTTAGGAGGCAGTTGCCACTCACATAAGCTGGGAGAGGGGGATGTTTAGTGTTTTGTGGTTGCACAGTGACCTTGTCTTTGTGCTTAGACACAATTATGAAGTAGCTTTGTTTTGTCTCACTCTGTCATGGCTTCAGAGTGACTTTATCTGACATTCATAGTCTGTGAGATTGTTTTTGTCTAGCAGAATAACATGGCCCAGCTGTGAGCACCAGGCCAACTCCTAACAACACTGAGGGCTAGCTATCAGTGTCAGACCAGTTCCTGGATGTCAgaggctctttttttctttcttaggctCAAACAAGTTTCTTGGGCCCCTAATCAGAGAGGGTGATGATGTGGTCAGTGGCTGGTTGGGGGACAGGCCAGGGTCAAGGTGGCCTTTGAGAAGGAAGGCAGATGCCGTGCAGAAGACAAAGACAATCCTAGCAGGACTAGTGAGCATCTGGCAGAGCTAAAGCCAGGGCAGCTTCTCTCCAGCCACTTCCAGCGTCCCTTTTAGTGCCTACATCTAGTAGTGCTGCTCCATATTCCATTGCTTCCTGTGACCTCGGCTGGTGGCAGGGACAGCGGGGATCACTGTGGGCTCTTGGCAGAGCTGTGGCTTACATGAATTCATTCATCCAGTCACAGTTACTGCATGTGAAGCATTGAGAGTCCTTCGAAGACGACTCAGATGCAGGCTTGCTCTCAAAAGCTTTGAAATATGGTAGTTTAGACTCTGAAGAACCTGTGCAgagtttagatttattttttcctgtcccCTAGCAACATCCTCTCCATCTGATAATTCCTTAATCAGAGTTTTTCAAATTACACGATGCAGCCTATTAGTGGGTCGTGAtgggcattttattttatttttttaaattttatttatttatttttttcccccaaagccccagtagatagttgtacatcatagttgcacatccttctagttgctgtatgtgggacgcggcctcagcatggccggagaaacggtgcgtcagtgcgcgcccgggatccgaacccaggccgccagcagcggagcgggcacacttaaccgctaagccacggggctggccctgtaatgggcattttaaagattatttatttatttatttttttcccccaaagccccagtagatagtcatatgtcatagctgcacatccttctagttgctgtatgtgggactcagcctcaggatggacggagaagtggtgcctcggtgcgcgcccgggatccgaacccgggccgccagcatcggagcgcgcgcacttaaccaccaagccacggggccggccctgggcattttaaaataatgaaatataacaGAGTAAAAATATCAGACACAACATGGTAAGGATATGTATGTTTTGAAAACTTTTGTTTCAAATACAACAAAAACTCTGTGTTTGTACAGAATTATAATGTAGCATGTATTTCTCTTTGTGTGTCTCAGTCAAAAAAGTTATGAAAGCCACTAACCAATACATTAATATTTCCCCTGGGGTTGTAGCCTCTTCAGTCTTCTCACTCACATCAATAGTTCTCAAACTCTAATGAGCATAAGAATCATCTAGGAAGCTTGTTAAAACTATAATTCCCAAGCCCTACCTACCTCTAGATATATTCAGTTTCAGAGGGCAGGGGTGGGCCCAGGAGacttcatttttaacaagctgGAGATTACAGTGTAAATGGTTCATGGACCCCACTTTGAAAAGCCCTGCTTGACCTTCTCTCCCAGTTTCATCCACAGCCAGGAAGTTCAGTGACATACTCTACCCTGAATGTTGAAGCCAGACTGTCAGCCTGAGTTCTAGACAACTGGTTATTGGGTCCTGTGACCTGCTTGTTGCACTGGCACCTTGCATTCATTGGGCCCAAACTGAACTCATCTCCATTCTCAAACCACTATTCAAATGTATTcctctttcctttgtttcccaTCTTTGTGAGCGGATGCAGTATCTACCCTGTCAACCAAACCAGGTTaaaggaaagagaggagtcaaagatgaccCCCAGATTTAAGCCTAGGAGCAGGGCCCACTTCACGGGTGTGCAACCTGCGCAGCCACACAGGCGCCCATACTTGGAAGCGCCCTGTGCTTGGTTTGGTgttctgctgttgccatcttgaaattcttaataatttttgaacaagaggctttacatttttattttgcaccgggccccacaaattatgtaaccAGTCCTGCCTAGGAGCCTAAGAGCCTGGTGGCGACTTTAATAGAAATAGAGAAGTGAGCAAAAAGAACAGGTCTGGGTAGAAGGTGAGCTGGGTCTCTATACCTGAGTGTGAGCTGTCTGTAACTCAAGTCAGCCAGGTGGAGAAGTCCAATGGGAAGTTGGAATTGTGAGCAAGAATAAAGAAGAGAGGTGAAGACAGAAGATAAGTAATTTGGAGTCATCCAAATAGAAGTAACAGGTAAAGTCATGAAAGGGAATTAGCCAGGAAAGAgagtacagagagagaaagagtcaggGACAGGGCCAGGACTTTAAGAAACAACAGcatcgggctggccctgtggcttagtggttaagtgcacgcgctctgctactggcagccccgggttccgattctgggcgcgcaccaacgcactgcttgtccggctatgctgaggccacgtcccacatacagcaactagaaggatgtgcaactatggcatacaactatctactggggcttaggggaagaaaaaaaaaataggagaggattggcaatagatgttagcccagagccagtcttcctcagcaaaaagaggaggattagcacggatgttagcctagggctaatcttcctcacaaaaaaataaaaaagaaaaaaagaaacaacagcatTAAAGAGGTGGGAAGTATGGGAATAAGAAGCAGCAAAGGCATAGGCAGAAATATAGAAGGAAACCAAAACAGTAAGCATACTGGGGAAAGGAGATGAATCTGATAGGGACATGCAGGATCTTAAGGTGGGAAGGTAGAAGCAGAGAAGCCAATCAGTGACAGAAAACATGGAAAAGAAAGACTTAAATCCAAGAAATTTCAATACATTTATTATTAGTTTTGAACATTTACTGAttataagaaataatttaaaaatcacccATTATTCCACCATCCTGACAAACTCTATTAGCATTTTGGTGCATTTCCTTCCAATACTGGTTCTCAACATAGTTTTCTTCCctattttttctctataaaaagtTTACAATATTCTTTCCATCTACATTTCTTCCACATTTTTAGTCCACGAATTTGAGACCATACTATACATAAAGTCTCATATCCtacattttttttacttaacattatatacTGAGCATTTTCTATGTCATTAAAAAGCCATTCTAAGTCATTAAAATTATTCTCTGGATGCATAGCATTCCAAAGTGTTATaacatcaattttaaaatattatgaaagaatatttaaaatacttctaATTTCTTCCTATAATCTTACCTACCCCATCAAATGATTCCACAATTTAGTGTTTCTTTTCAACTTCAATCTTTAGGGACATCATCACTTTTAGACAACCGAGGTAATAGGATAGACACcgttttaaatattgtttttctttcacaTTATTTTACAAACATGGTTTCATGTTTTTCCATGTTTTCATAGCTTCAAACTGTTTTGTAATGTtggaatttaataatttaatcatCCATtagtgggttgtttccagtttttttttcttttggcctattttattgggttttaAATTCCTAGATGAGGGACTGGGTCAAAGTATACCAGTTGGCTCTTGCTAAGTGTTACCTAAGTGTGCTTTTAGAAGGATTATGTCAACTTACCTAGCCACTATCCAGGTGTGAATGTATCTGTTTCCCAAAGCTGTGACCAGCATTGGATATTCAATTTTTACTCAGTTTAATGGCTGTTAATTGGGACCATACTATATATACagtctttaatttgcatttccctaattactaaGGAGGtcgagtttatatatatatatatatgtatgtatatgtttatttgtatttcctccTAGGTGCCTATTCAGTTCAAAGCAACAGAGATATTTtgagtgcccactatgtgccaagtgctgtgtgcttccctcaaGGATTAGTGACTTAACAAAATGACCACTTGGGATTGGGTGGTGGAGCTAGGATAGTATAGAAAATACATGACTAGTTGTACTCCATTGTTAGAAGCACAGTACTGGCAGGCAGTTTGGGCAAAGCCCTGTGGGTGGAAGACAAGAATGAAGGGGTTGTCCCTGTCTGAAACAGATTAGGCTTTTGCAAGGCAAGTGACTTTAGAGCTAGGGCCAAGCAATGAGTAAGATTTGTCCAGGTGAGAAAAAGATGTCTGGGGAGAGGGAACAATATGGAGAGAGGTAAGGGGGTTGAAAAACCTAAAAATATCGTACTCATGTTGTGGAGTTGTGACTCTTCCAttatagctaaaatgtggaatgcTGGGGCTGAGGGATGATGGGACATTGGCTGGAAAGGAAGAGCCAGGGCTAACCTCAGGAATTTGACCTTTGTCCtgcagatttttttgtttttaaagaggaATGACATGAGCTAATGTGTGTTTTAGAAAGACCTGTCTGGCAGCTAATGAGAGGTAGATTTGGGAACATTGGATTCTATAAGATGAGCCTACCTGTTTCCTTAGCCACTTACCAAGGGTCAGAGATAGGACTAAGGATAAGCTTTTTATGTAGTATGCACATTAACTCTTTATCTGTCCCACTTAAAACTATAGTCCCATTTCAtggctttccttttaaaaaatttttaaattgtggtaaaatatacataacataaaatttatcatcttaaccatttttaagtgttcaattcagaagtgttaagtacattcacattgttgtgcaaccaatcacCAGATGGTTTTCCTTTCGAGTTAATTTAAttgagttttattaaaaagaagttgaaatttgtacaaattcacttttttttggtaataattaCTGATGTTTGCTCAATCCTTACATTGTATAATGCTCTTTAACatatatgatctcatttgatcctcataaacATCCTTCTGAGGTggataatccccattttacagatgagaaagctaagGCCAAGAGATAAAAAGACCCAACAAGATTGGTGTATTTATCCTGAAGACACAAAGAGTGTCACCCAGATTTATATGCTGAGGATTTCATCCCTTCAGTCACTCGTGCAACAAATATTACCTGACTACCTACTATGTGTTCGGTGTTAGGAGAATGATGTTGAGCAAAATAGACATATTCTCTGCATTTATGGAGCTCAAAGATTAGTGGGGGAAACAGGCATTTAtcaagaaatcataaaaataacaaaataactataaactctctcttttttttttttttgtgaggagatcagccctgtgctaacatctgccaatcctccactttttttttgctgaggaagaccggccctgggctaacatccgtgcccatcttcctctactttatatgggacgccaccacagcatggcttgccaagcagtgcgttggtgcacacccgggatccgaaccggcagcCACCGCAGcaaagcacacacacttaaccgcttgcgtcaccgggctggcctctataGACTCTCATTGAAGGAAGGAAATACCATGCTATGAGAGCAATTCATATGTAATATGGGTATCAGACCAAGTCCAAGGGTCAGGGAAGGTTTCCCCTAGGAAGTAATTtctcaagatttttcttttccgTTCCCTCTTCCACACACCCCTTCCCCAAGCCTCACCATTAAACTTCACAGGGAAGGACAACGTAGAATATCTTCATTTGAGAGAAACCAAGGACTGAGCATACATATTCTGTTTGCATTTGTTAACCTCCCAAAATGATTCACCCTGACATTTCCATGTCTCTAGTTAACAATATCCTTTCATTGACATTATCTGACTTTCATACTGATCACAGCCTTGTGAGGTAGGCAGGCAAATATGAGTACCTACATTTTAATGATGAAGAATgggagtctcagagaggttaggtaagttGCCTAAAATCACATGACTGCttaatggtggagctgggatttgaatccaggtcttgtAACACCTAGATGGTATTTTTCTTGTAAtactcattcttttatttattcattcatccatcaaacgtgctgatctggggccagcccagtggtgcaagcggttaagtgtgcgccctccactgcagcggcccagggttcgccggttcagatcccgggcactcaccgacgcaccgcttttcaagccatgctgtggcggtgtcccatataaagtagaggaagatgggcacagatgttagctcagggccaatcttcctcagaaaaaagaggaggattggcatcagatgttagctcagggctgatcttcctcataaaaaaaaaacaaaacaaaaaaaaccgtGCTGATCACCTTCTGAGTCATCAGGCTATGAATGGAGCAATCAAgagccactgaagggttttaagaAGGAAAGTAGCATGATCCAATTTAGGTTTTAGAACCTTCTTCTGGATGAGAGGACAGAAAGTGGTGGTTTTCAAAGTATGGTCTGGGGCCACCTACTGGGTCAAAATATCTGGGGTTGGGGTTCAGGAATCTTACAATCAACCACGTTTGGGAAGaattattttctgattctagcaGTGTATTAGAGAAGGAGGTGGTGCAACCGGTTAACACGACTAAGGTAGTGGCTGTAGTGACCCGGTGAGAGGTGATGAGGTGCAGAGACAAAGGGATGCACTTTGAGAGTCATTTTGATAGCATGGACAGGACTTTCCACTCCACCCTTCCCTGGACAATGGCTCAGGAAGTGAAGTGAAGGAAGTGAAGTTGGGATTCCCACCTGGTttctctggctccagagcctgtgggctTTACTGCACTTATAGCCACATCTtgattttaaatactttatatttatttctcttagcaCTTGTTTTGCAAATCTCCTTATCTCAAACTGCTTTCAAGCCTTATATTCCTCCCTCACTGTCATAAAGCCTAGGAGAGAAATAAGGGACAGACAAGTAAGGCCTTAAAAGTTTTAAACTATTTGTTTCTTTGGGGCTGGGTAAACAGACAAGGAAAAAGGAGATTTGATGAGACAAGCACAGCCTGGGGGAGAGAACAGCAGGGCTGGGAGATGCACCGCACCTCCCTTCCTACAAACCCTAGGAGGCCTGCAGGAAACCTGAAGACAGTAATCCCAGAAGCCCAGAGGGTGACCCCATTTTCTCCCCAAGCTTATTACTGGGTGTCAGGCTGAAGCAGTTCAGGAATTCAGGAAACTGTAAAGCAACCAAAGCAACCTCAACAACCATCTCCCCAAACATCAACATCAGCAACCTTAACATTAAAATTCATCTCCCTCCCACCCACGACCACAGACTTGAAGGAAGCAGATGAGATTATGGGAGAGGCTCTCTGCTGCCCGTTCCTCAGCCTGATTCATCCTCATCCCAGGGCCTCAGGATGGCGGGAAACTGACATCCctatctctgggtgggggcaccAGAGGTTGAGGACACCTCCACTCTTTCCTCACTGGATTAAAGGTCAGGACTAAAGCAAACCGAAGTAAAGGCTATAGCTGGCAGTGCCAGGGGAGACTGGCCTGTCCGGATACCTGGCAAGGCCAAAAGGGCTAAACCAACCAAGCAGGTGGGAGTGGAGGTGTTGAAGGAGAAAAGGATGGGAAAGTAGGCGTGGCGAGGCCCTGCGACGGGCGTTTGGGGGTGGGACGTGtgaggcgcccagggaggctccCTTGATGATGACCAATCAGAGGGCGGGCTGCGGCCCAGGGGCGGGACAGGGGAGCATCTTGGTCGAGATTGGATAACCGCCGGGTGCAGGGGGCCGCGCGCCCCCTGGGCCCGCCGCTTTGCAATTCCGCGTTATATACTGCAGTAgctgtggcggtggtggtggaAGAGGGCTTGGCTGCAGCGCACGTGCCTGAATCTGACGCTCCTCGGCTTACCGCGGAGTTCCTTGATCCTAGGATCGTTCTGTCCTGCCCCAAGATTTGCTTCATCCTCGGTCCCATAACCTCTCTCACAGCTCCTCTCGCTCTCGACTTGCAGAACGTAATGGTCACAGCCATGAATGTCTCCGACGAAACAAAGCAGCTGTTACAGCCCTACAACTTTGAGCTGTTCCAGGACATGAGGCCCTTTTTGGAGGAGTACTGGTGAGACCTGCGGAAAGGCAAGGGCCGTGCCAGGGGCCCGACCCTGATGACTGCTatttggggtggtggtggggaggaggcacTGAATGCCCGCAATGGTTTTCTTAAAGAGCAAAGGTATCGGGCTCCCCTGCGCTGGCTCCACATCCCCACTGTGCAAGGTGCAAGTAGTGTGGCACCTCAAAGAAATTAGatctggaagaaagaaagaaaggcagaaataGGAGGGTGGGGTGAGGAATGTGGGAGGAGACGGTAACCAAGGGGAAAGAGTGTAGTGAGAACTGGTCACTGAGTGGGGGTTGATCTGAACTCTTACTCCCACCCACCTTATAAACGACTCTCCTCCGTCCTTTGTGGCCGCGCCTGCATAGTGCTGGTGCCCAGGGACAGTCTGCCCTTCACAATTATCACGTTGTTCCCCAAATGCTCCATGGTCCCTGCTGTGGAGAAGGAGGCAAAGTCAAGGAGATTTTCCAAGGTTTCCCCAGGCTCTCTGGCTTTGCCCTAAAGCTCCTTGGAGGTGTTTGTGGGCTGTTTTTGTGCTCCAGCCAATTTGTCATGACCCAACCAGGCAGAGCTATTGCCACATTCTTCTTACTCCACAGGCCTGGCTTGGTTTTAGGCTGGGCCAACAGCTGTCACCCACTTCCAACCCCACTGAGAAAGCAGTAATCACAGAAACCTTGGACATAGCCCCTGCCCTGTGCTAGGTACTTTATATACTTAACATTGTCAGGAGAGGAGTGTTATTCCtcctttacaaataaggaaactgaggctcagagaactaAGTAGGTTTTccagtgtcacacagctagtaagtggcagagctgcgaCTCTAACCCAGAGCACTCACCTGGAGAGATGAGGTGGGGATGGGGATTCTTCTAACCAGCACCCACCCATGAGCCCATACCCTCTGCCTTCTGCCTGCCAGGGCAACCTCATTCCTCATAGCTCTGATCTACCTGCTGCTCACCTTTGTGGGGCAGAACTACATGAAGGCACGGAACGGCTTCAACTTGCAGGGGCCTCTCATCTTTTGGTCCTTGTGCCTTGCAATCTTCAGGTAAGACACTCCTCCCCCCGACTTCCCACCTATCCTGTAGACCGGAGACCCTCATTTTATCCCTAAAAGCTTTCTGGAAACCTCAATTGCGTCAACTCCCCAAGTTGCCCCCTAATTCTTCCTATCACATTCTTTCAGCACCCCTCTCCAGCTTCCACCCTCCTCCCGTGTTACCCTGTTTTCCTTCTTCCCCAGGCCCCGAACTGGCAGTCTCTGCTCTCTCTCATGGGTCTTCTTGTGCTCATGGAGTCTGTGTACTTCCTACAAATTTCCCCAGCCTCTATACTCTCAGCATCTAACACTCTCTCCCAAGACCTTCCAATAACTTCCCCAGCCCCTCTTTTCCAAATTTCCTCCCCCAAACTCCTTCAATCTCCCCCATCCTGCCATCCATCTCCTCCTAGGCTTCTACCCATCCCAAGAACCCTGTTCCCTAGCTCAACTTTCAATCCTATCCTCCAGCATTCCCTGGTCCTTCCCCAGCCCTCATCTCCTCTAGATTACTGGTTGGATCTACCAGATTGACCCCAGGGTCTCAGAAGCTGTGACCTATCCCCCCAGAAGGGTGGGGAGGTGGTGGAGCTTGGGACAGTGACCTGACCAGGCCAAGGGGGGAGGGTTGATTGGTGCCTAGGGATGATCCTTACACCCTTTTCCTCTGTCCCATTTCAGTATCCTGGGGGCAGTGAGGACGTGGAGCCATATGGGGATCCTGCTACTTAGGGGGAACCTAAAGCAAACTGTGTGCTTCTCCATCTTTGCCAGCGATCCCATAATCAAATTCTGGTCCTGCCTCTTTCTTCTCAGCAAGATTGTTGAACTTGGTGAGTGGCAAGGCTTTGTCTCTCTGGTGCCCAGTCAACTGTATCCCTCCTTAGGAACCCCTCAGCCATAATATGGAGagtcccttccccacccctgggTCCTAACAACACCTCTCACCCAAGCCCCTCTTCAGATTCTCTGCCATAAAGACCCCTCTCCCCGCTCTGAGAATTTCCCCCATGTCCCCACATCCAATACTGAGGGTGGTCTCAACACTGGGTGGTATGCCAGCTTTGACTCCCCATCTCCCAGGAGACACGGCCTTCATCATCCTGCGTAAGCGGCCACTCGTCTTTGTGCACTGGTACCACCACAGCACAGTGCTAGTGTACACAAGCTTTGGATACAAGAACAAAGTGTCTGCAGGTGGCTGGTTCATGACTATGAACTATGGTGTGCATGCCATCATGTACACCTACTACACTCTGAAGGCTGCCAAAGTAACACCCCCCAGATGGCTTCCCATGCTCATCACCAGCCTGCAGATCCTGCAGATGTTTATGGGAGCCACTATTAGCATCCTGAATTACATCTGGAGACAGGATCAGGGATGCCACACCACATCGGAACATCTCTTCTGGTCCTGCATCTTGTATATGACCTATTTCATCCTCTTTGCCCGCTTCTTCCATCAAACCTACATAATGCCGAAGGTCAAAGCCAAGACCAAGAGCCAGTGAAGAATTGGAGAAAAAGAAGGCTCcccacctctctcctccccagggcACTAAGGGGCTGAGCTTAGGTTTGGGA
This genomic stretch from Diceros bicornis minor isolate mBicDic1 chromosome 6, mDicBic1.mat.cur, whole genome shotgun sequence harbors:
- the ELOVL3 gene encoding elongation of very long chain fatty acids protein 3; its protein translation is MVTAMNVSDETKQLLQPYNFELFQDMRPFLEEYWATSFLIALIYLLLTFVGQNYMKARNGFNLQGPLIFWSLCLAIFSILGAVRTWSHMGILLLRGNLKQTVCFSIFASDPIIKFWSCLFLLSKIVELGDTAFIILRKRPLVFVHWYHHSTVLVYTSFGYKNKVSAGGWFMTMNYGVHAIMYTYYTLKAAKVTPPRWLPMLITSLQILQMFMGATISILNYIWRQDQGCHTTSEHLFWSCILYMTYFILFARFFHQTYIMPKVKAKTKSQ